The Thalassotalea sp. LPB0316 nucleotide sequence GAGGGGCTATTGAGTATGTTTGAGCATGACAGAACCCACTATTCAAAGATGGTGGCCTCATTGATGCCGGTGCTCAATATGCTCACATCAAGTGAACTAGGTCCATTGCTATCACCGATTGCAAACGATGTGGATGACAGCCGGTTAATTACGGATTCTGGCCGTATTATCAACAATGCCCAAGTGGCCTATATCGGGTTGGATTCATTGACCGACGCCATGGTTGGCAGCGCCATTGGTTCGTTGCTTTTATCCGATCTCACCGCCGTGGCCGGTGACCGCTATAACTATGGTGTTGAAAATCGTCCCGTAAATATCTTCATCGATGAGGCGGCTGAAGTCGTCAACGATCCCTTCATTCAACTGCTCAACAAAGGCCGTGGCGCAAAAATGCGTTGTGTTATTGCTACTCAGACCTTTGCTGACTTTGCAGCTCGTACAGGCAGTGAAGCTAAGGCTCGCCAGGTGTTAGGTAACATCAACAACTTGATAGCCCTTCGGGTGATGGACGCCGAAACGCAGCAGTACATTACTGACAATCTGCCTAAGACTCGGTTGCAGTACATCATGCAAACTCAAGGTATGTCGTCCAACTCGGACAGCCCCGCGTTGTTTACCGGCAATCATGGCGAACGCTTGATGGAGGAAGAAGGCGATATGTTTCCACCGCAGTTATTAGGCCAGCTTCCCAACCTGGAGTACATCGCCAAGCTTTCAGGTGGCCGCGTGATCAAAGGCCGCATTCCTATTTTAACCAGCGCTACACAGGCAGCATAAGGAGTCTGTATGCATCATTCTGTCTGTCTGAAAATGACAACACTTACCAGTAAAGAAATGCTCGCTCAGTGGCAGCAACATAACCCCCAGTTCAAGGAAACCTTAAGACTGCTTGAAACCGACTGGCCTCATGCTTTGGCCTCGGTGTATTGCTTGGCGGACTACTTAACGGATGCGTTCACGTTAGATGGCCATTCCATCTTTGATTTGTGTCTTTGTAATGGCTTGGGCAGTTATGAAGAAGTTAGTTGTGATGATGACAGTGTACGCCTGTGGCATTTCATTGAGGCGCTGACCTGGACTGCCGCCAGTGCTTTAACGGGGATTCGCCTGCGTGATCCTGACCATTTCGAATGGGCCGCCGTGGATGGTGTGTATTTCTACTCCTGGATTCGTAATCGTCCAAATCGGATGGCGTATCTGGCTGAAGGACGCATCGATGTGCGTTATGTCAGTGGTCATACGACGACAAAGCGGCTTCAACAAGTGATTAAAGCCCGGATTATGACGCCAACCGTTGCAGCCATGCTGGCCCGAGTAGAAGAGGATGTTTGGCATGAGCAAGCATAAGTCGGTTTGGCTGCTGTGTCTGGCACTGATGCTGGAGATTATTGCCATTGGCGTGTTAGTGCCCGGTGATTGGACTGGCCGGGTCATTAGTAAAGAGAAGCAGATGATCCAAAATCAATTGGGCGCACAAACGAGCTATTGGATTGGTCAAACTAGCCATGGCTGGTATCAATCATGGGTTGTGGATACGCAGATGGAGCAATCTGTGCGTGATTTTCTAATCCCCACTGAAGAGCAGCGACTGCGCTCTAAAGGGATGGAGAACATGGGAGGCTTTTGGTTTGTCTGGGTAGAAGACCGTATTCAGGCATTTTTTGATGTGTTGTACCAAGTGTTCACTCGATTTGCTTTACTGATGGTCTGGTTGCCCTTTGCGCTTATTCTCATGTTACCGGCGTTGTGGGATGGCTTAATGACCTGGAAGATTAAGAAGACAACCTTTGATTTTTCGAGCCCTATCATTCACCGCTACAGCATGATTATCCTGGGCTCAGGTGTCATTTTGCTGTTTATGGGATTGTTCGCCCCGCTGGCTATTCCTCCTGTGGTGTTACCGTCGATGATCATCGGTTTGGCGTTGATGGCGGGGTTGGCGTTAAGTCACTTGCAGAAGAAGATATGAGGCCCATCAGGCCTCATCTTGTAGAGCTAAAACCTTACGCCTACGGTATTGCCATTCTCGTCTTCCGCTGGCAAATGATAAGTATCAATAAGGTGACCTTGAAGCCAAATATATTGCGGCATCCAAAACGAGTACTGTCGTATAAGAGCCAATACTTCTTTCAGCGGTTTGTTTGCATGAGGCTCGGCAAGACGAAAGTACATGAATGAGCAATAATCTCGAAAATACTCATGAAGCTCTGAATCCGATAGCGTTTCTTTTAGTAGCCTGTTTTGCTCATCGTCCTCGTCAGGGGAATTGACATAAATTTCAAATAGCTGCTTTTCAGTAAGCATTTCCAAGAAGTGGTCTTCAATTAAAACCCCATCACTGGTATCGACATCCATACCATCTTTGACATCAAAAGCCATGACACATCCTGAAGATAATGCCACTTCTGATGGTTTCAGTACGTCATTAGCTTGTACAACCTGATTCCAATGATTAAAACCAGCAGTTACTGCAATTTCATCGAGTGCTTGAGTGTGTGGAATAGATTTTTCACGTTTAAGCTTTCGTGCTTTTTGCTTTAAACGTTCAACCGTGTCAGAGGAAATGATTTTAGTAATTTGCATTGAGTTTCTCCTATTAGCGAATACGGTGCCCACTGCCGAGGTCGCAGAAAAAACCTAAGCAAAAAATAAATTTGATATGCATGTCGTCCCGTCCGGGTTTGCTAAAGTGGGCAGCTGGTCTCGACACGACCAATATCCCCATCATATCAACCGCATCAAAAAGATCAATTGTTAGTATTGTCTGAGTAGAACCCTCAAAACCTTCAAGAATTCGGCATCTAGCTGACCACTGAACCTGCCAATCCCAAGGCATCCTTCACTTCTCAATTCAAACAACGAGGAGTGACTATGGAACCTGTGAGTATTCCATCCTATATCGATGACCCGCCGCACTTCCTGCTTTGGAGTGCCGATGAGATGGCTCCCATTCTGTTGGGGCTAGTGATCGGCATTTTTACCGGTAATGCCTTGGTTTTATGCCTGTTGGGGTTGGTGACAACCAAGCTCTATCGGCGTTTTCGTGATGGTCGTCCAGATGGTTTTATTCTTCACGCCATCTACTGGGCTGGACTGTTGCCAACCAAAGCCAAGACGATCCCTAACCCATTTATCAGGAGCTATCTGCCGTGAAGTTCGACGTATTTTTAAAATCATGGCAAGGCACGCAATTAGAGAACCGATGGCAACGGTTCCTGATTGCGGTGCTGGTGCTATCTAATTTGCTGCTTGCGGTAGCGGCATTTTCTCGCAATACCGTGGTAGCCATTCAACCACCAACTTTGTCTGAACCGGCTGAAGTGTCACGAAACCAAGCCACTCAACCTTACCTTGAATCCTGGGGACTCTACCTGGCTGAGCTTATGGGTAACGTGACGCCAGGTAATGTGTCTTTCATCCGGGTTGCCATTGAGCCGCTACTTTCTCCAGCGGTGTACCAGCAAGTGGTCGATGCACTGGAGATTCAGGCAAGACAAATCCGCGAAGACCGGGTCACGCTCAAATTCCAACCCAGACAAGTGGAGTATGAGTATGAAACCGGCCATGTCTTTGTGACCGGTTATTCCTTGGTTTCTGGGCCATCTGGAGATGAGCAGCGCCAAACTCGCACCTATGAGTTTGACATCGATATTGAGCAATACCGTCCAAAACTTAGCTGGATGGATACGTATGAGGGGCAAGCTAGAACGAAGCGCGTTCGTGAAAAGTTGACCCAAGAGCAAAACCGGAGGGTGAATGATGCGAACCAAAATTAGTCGATGGATGACACCAAGCTTAATCGCAATGAGCTTGAGTGGCGTCCTTTTATCTCAAGCGTCGTATGCAGACGTGGAATTGCCGATTGTGCCAGCCAGTGTGATGAAGCAGTCTGCTACTGCAAATCCACCGACTCAAACCAATACGGCTTCAACGGATGTGCCAACAACGCTAATGATGACACCGGGGGTTAATGAACTGATCCCTGTAGCACTTGGCCATCTGAATCGGATTGTGACGCCGTTTGAATCGCCTCAGGTGAGAACAACCAGTGATGCTCAGACGCAAATCAAGGGGAATGTTGTATATGTGGCCACGGACAAAGAATCACCGGTTTCACTTTACATCACTCCGCCTGGTCAGGAAGCGCCCGCATTATCAGTCACCTTAGTGCCTCGTCGTATTCCACCGCGTGAAATCACCTTAGCTATTGATGGTCAGCAGTGGCCTATTAAGGGCGTCGTGAACCGAAAAGCCGCCACTTGGGAAACGGCTCAGCCATACGTCGATAGCTTACGTGATTTACTCAGACGCCTTGCACTAAATGAGTTACCACAAGGCTATGACATCCGTTTGGCTGGCCAAACTGACACAAGCCCGAAATGTTTTCAGCCGGGCTTAAAGTTTGGTTTTAAGCAGGGGCAAATTGTGTCGGGACATTACTTCACCGTCTATGTAGGACTGGTTGAAAGCTTTGCCGATGAGCCGATAGAAGCCAGTGAATTAGCCTGCCATGCACCGGATATAGTGGCAAGCGCCTACTGGCCTCGCAATATCTTGTTACCGGGTGAAAAGACTGAGTTGTATGTGGTTGTTCGCAATCATCGTGAAGAAGCGGTGGAAAGTCAGCGACCTTCGCTTCTTGTGGGAGGTGAATAACGATGAAAGCACAATGGGAACAAATGAGCCCGAACATGAAGCGGGGCCTATCGGTTGCCGGTATTGCTGGTGGTCTCATTCTTATGGTGATGGTGTTTTCACCTAATCCTGACGATGGCTCAAGTAGTCGGAACCGACAGGAAACAATTCGGCACATTCTTACGGATACCAATACTCGTGATGTTGGGGTCGATAGTTTGGCTGCGAACGTAAAACTACTCAGTGAGCGCAATGAACAGTTACGTCGTGAAGTTGAGCGCTTGCGTCGTGACGTCGATTCAGGACGGCTAAGCCCAGATTCGCCTTCTATACCAAGTGAAGTCAATGCGGAGCTGGCCCGCCTTAGAGCGGAACTTGATGATTTTCACGCTGGAGGTGATGCAGCAGTTGAAGGCACAAATAGCCGTTTTGAAGTGCCTTTATCTGCCATGGAATTGCCTAAAGAAGAAAAGCCACTGCCGTCTAACCCAGACGACTATTTTGCCAATGCGCCGCTGCCTGATCCGCTCTATCAGCAGCCAGCAAATGGCCAAGGTACACGAGCTCGGGATGTTCCATTGCCGCCAATCACGATTCGTATGATTGAGCCTGAAGTGGTTGTCGAACCAGAGGTTGTTGTGCAAGAAGCGCCGCCTTTGTATCTACCGGCGGGCAGCATCATCTCGGGTACTTTGATCACAGGTTTGGATGCACCTACTCACGAGTCCGCAAGACGCGAGCCTTTTCCTGCATTGCTGAGGATTCAAAAGGAAGCCATTTTACCCAATCGATTTAGAGCGGATATCAAAGAGTGTTTCTTGATCGCCGCAGGTTACGGTGATTTGAGCTCTGAGCGTGCTTATTTGCGAGGCGAGACCATTTCATGTGTGAGAGAAGATGGTGGCGTCATTGAAACACGACTGGATTCTTATGCCGTGGGTGAAGACGGCAAAGCCGGTATTCGTGGCCGATTAGTGTCGAAACAAGGCCAACTGGTGGCCAAATCAATGATGGCCGGATTCCTTCAGGGTTTGGCAGGCGCATTTGATGTAAATCCTGTGCCGACGATTCAGACGGGTAATGCCGGTGATACTCAGTTGTACCAGCAAGTCATGAGCCAAGAAGCATTACAGGGCGCTGCGATTAAAGGCACAGGTAAAGCATTGGATCGAGTGGCCAAGTTCTATTTGGACATGGCTGAAAATATGTTCCCAGTTATAGAGGTAGACGCTGCAAGGAAAATTGAAGTCATAGTCACTCGTGGTGCCTCGTTGTCGTTGGCCACTTCGCAAGGGGGAGGTGCAAGAAGATGAAAAAATTCTGCATGTTGCTAACCGATCGAAGTCCGTTTCAGACAATAAGATGTGTATCCAGAGGAGAGTTAACCATGACGACATCAATGCAGAACAACCCAAAGCACCAGTCAAAACAGTGGTCTAAAGCTGGATTACTTTTATTGGCAGTCGGCTCAACCTTATTGTCTGGCTGTAGTTCATTGGGTCTTGGGAGTAGTGAATATGGATGCCCAGGTATGCCTGACGGTGTGCGCTGTTTATCCGCTCGTGAAGTCTATGAGCTTACCAGTAATGGCGCTGCACCCAAGACGATTGATGCTGTGGCGACTCGAATTGGTTCTCCCTCTGGGTATTCACAATCTGATTTAGAGACAGGACTGCTGAGCCATCCAGCATTACCTGAGACGCAGCAATCTGCACCTCTTCGCATTCCTTCAAGGGTGATGCGGATTTGGATTGCGCCTTGGGAGGATGACCGTGGAGATCTGAATTTATCCAGCTACGTGTTTACCGAAATTGAACCGCGCCGGTGGGATATTGGGGTGTCAGCACCTCGAACGGTTTCGCCAGTGCTACGTCCACTTCAGACTCAAAGCGATTCAGCCTCAGCGGGAGCTGATGGTAAGCGCGATAACTTGAGTATCTACGGAGAAACTAACGAATGACAAATGCAGTTCGCAGCATTCAAACTCAGCGCCTAATGACCATTGGTGCGCTTGGTTTGATGGCGTTAATGATTTCGGAGCCCTCATTTGCGGGCACCGGTGGTGATGCTTTCTCCGATGTGTGGGATACCCTAAAAGACTGGACCCAAGGTACTTTGGGACGGATCGTAGCGGGAGCCATGGTTCTGGTGGGTATTGTGGGCGGTATCGCTCGCCAAAGCTTGATGGCTTTTGCCTTGGGCATTGGTGGCGGTATGGGTCTCTACAATACGCCAACAGTCGTTGAAAGTGTTATGTCTGCAACCTTACCTGTTGTTGCCAGCACTCAAGAAGTTATTGGCACAACTGTTCCAGCAATCAGCGCCGTTTTACTGGGCACCTGATAAACTCTATAGAGACCTTTAAAAGGTTTGGGTCTACAAAGTCACTGCTTTGTGGACCCAATTTTTACATTCTAAATTCATTATTTGTAACGTTGCCTAGTAACTCGTTACTCACAGTTTTAAATAGTTTCGCCAAAGTATTTTGCAGGTAAACTTGAAACTTATCCTGAGCTAGGGTTCTATCAAATACATCTGTTGGTAAGAAACGTTTCATTTCTGCAATGAACGCTTCACTAGACACAATATCAGGAAGTCGTTCGAGAAAGTTTTCCAACATTTTGTTGAAGTGCTCAAGTTTATAATCTGACACCTTGTTTTTAACTAAGTCCATATTGAGTGTCGCGCCTTGTTGCTGTAACCAAGCTAAATCCCATATATCTCGGTGGCGGACATACCTTGTAGTGGCAGGTAAAGAAATGATTTTATCCGCCATGACCTCATCCAAGCTTTCTGTCAGAATTAGCGTATCACTGTATCCATCAGGCAAAAAATCGTAGTTTATTTGAAGAGGTTGCGGCTCTCTTGTATAGGCTGGAATGTTTGCCACTTCTACTTTGATTTTTTGTTTTGGCAGATCTTTTCTCTCAGGAGAAGTCACTACCGCTATTTGCCACTTATCAATGCTCAATTCAGAATATTTAGGATCTTGCTTTAGATCCTTTGGTTCTTTTACTGTCACTTCAAGCCCGTATCGTTCGCCAATGTACTTTTCTATACAATGTTTCATGTCTGCCAACATTGCTGAGCTGAAATCCTTCCCGCCAGCAAAATCCAGATCTTCGCTGAAACGATTGCCTCCATAACAAAGTCGTAACGACGTGCCACCTTGAAAAGTTAGTTTGTCTAGAAGTCCACCTTTCTCTAGCGCAAATAAAATATCGTAGTGTAAGAGCTCTTTCTCTATCACTGAACGCATATGAGATACATTTTCAACCTGCATTGCTTTATTCACCAATAGCGCGAAATTTTCTTGATCAATTTTCATATAGCCCATCCTTGCTTACTAAATGTGTATTTCGGCCAACTCGTTTTAAGTCTCTGTATGCAGTTTGTTTCGTTGCTAACCTAAGTGGTCTGCCGACTAAACTGGTATTTTCTATAATATCGATTGGATCTCGTTTCGTATGCGTAAATTCAATTGTACCCAAAGGTGTTTTGAATTCACCGGAACGCCCCGTTGTCATAACCGTTAAGCGATCTACTGGAATTTGCGAAATAACACCGAAATCAGAAAGTGCAGACTCCAGGCTAATGTAGTTATATTCTCCACGTCGAATAGTTTTAGCAATTTGCTCCAACGTATCGCTGCCTTTCGACTGCGCTAAATTGTATAAATACACACCATTAATGATTCGGGTGAGTAAGCCATCGTCTTGCAAACGTTTAATTCCCGCACGCAATGCTCGTTCATTATCTTGATGAAAGATTTTCGCCAGATCTGAATTAGTAAAAACACAGCGACCACGCTTGTCATATTCTAAGAGCTTTTTAATTGCCTCAGCCTTTTTCACAATACGCCTCTAGTTATCAAGGATGACACTTAAACATGTCATAAGTGTAGACTTATTTTTTATGGAGCGCAAGTGTACAATAATGACGCTAAAAGCTGTCAAATTTGTCAACTTGACCTCTGGGGGGTATTAAAAGGACTTGGTTAGTTTACACAGTGATGAATTTTAACACCCAGAGTGTGAAAAAGCGGGTTTAGATAAACTAGATGAATTGGGGGAAGCCTGTAAGGCTGCCAGAATGAAAGCTATACCTGAACTAATAGTGCGTAACAACAAGTGGCACCCTAGCAAGGCATCCAATTCTTCAATCTATCTAACCGAGTCCACATAGGACAACTGCATAGACTGGAGCCTCGATTTACATTAACGAGGACTCCTCATGCGAAAACTATCTCCAATTATTCTGGCGCTTGCGCTGTCTCCATTGGTTCAAGCTGAACCTGTGTCTGAAGTGTCGCCCGTTGGCAAAATTGACGGCATGGTTTCTTTACCTGTCACTGGTATGAAAGCGGTCGAAAGCAATGGCCGTATTGTTTTCATGTCAGACAGTGGCCGGTTCGTCATTGATGGCACGCTCTATGATGCCTGGTCGAAAAAGCCGCTTACTAGCCTCGAAGAAATTCGTGAAGCTGGTAACACGCTGGACTTAAGTCGTCTTGGCTTAAAAATGGATGATTTGAACCCACTGACTTTAGGCGAAGGCAAAAAGAAAGTGGTGGTCTTTGTTGACCCCCGGTGCCCGCATTGCCATGAGCTTTTGAAACAAGCCCTACCGTTAACCAAAGAATACACCTTCCAAATTCTCCCTGTGCCAGTGCTTGGTCCTGATTCAGAGCGTCAGGTTCGCCAGCTTGGCTGTGCGCGTGACAAGAAAGCAGCCACCGATGCATTGCTCAATGGCCGGATTGGTAACCTAGAACAGGATGATGCCTGCAACTTAGAACCAATGCAGCGTACCTTGGTGACGGCTCAAATCCTGGGCATTCAAGGTGTGCCTTTCATCGTTGCCAATGATGGTCGCATCAGCCGAGGCCGTCCTTATGATCTTTCTGCTTGGTTGGAGGGGCGTTAATGAAAGCCTCTCTGTATTCAGGGCAACGCGCTTCAGAGCTCTTGCCAGTATTGGCCTATTCCGACGATGAGCAACTGTTTTTCATGGAAGACCAAAGTGTTGGCTTTGGTTTTCTATGTGACCCATTGCCTGGTGGTGATGAGTCTGTTGCAGACAGGGTTAATGTTCTACTTAACAACGACTGGCCAAAAGACACTTTGCTGCAATTTGGCCTGTACGCCTCGCCTGATATTCAAACCGACCTTCAGCGCATGATGGGCTTACGCCATCGTCAATCCGATCCATTGCTCAGGGCGTCGATACGCAAACGTGCGGACTTCCTCGATGGGGGCACGGTTCAACCGATAGAAGAATCAACCCAAACTCAGGTACGCAACTTTCAACTGATCGTCACCTGCAAATTGCCTTTGGAAAGTCCTATACCGACGGAGCGTGAGTTGAGTCGAGCATCCGCGCTTCGGGCTTCTTTCTCGCAAGCGCTGGCAACGGTTGGTTTTCGTGTTACTGAGATGACCGACCGAAATTGGCTCGCAGCATTAAGTGCTCAGCTTAACTGGGGAAAAGATGCTTCCTGGCGCAATCCATCACCAATCCGCAGTGAGGCTGATAAACCACTTCGAGAGCAAGTGTTGGATTATGACCGAGCTATCAAAGTGGATAGCCAAGGTCTGATGTTGGGTGATTACCGAGTTAAAACCTTATCGTTTAAGCGCTTGCCTGAACGGATCTGGTTTGGTCATGCCGCAAGTTTTGCGGGCGATATGATGACGGGCAGTCGCGGTTTACGCGGAAGCTTTTTGCTGAATGTCACCATTCACTTTCCTTCAGCCGAGGCCATGCGATCTCGTCTAGAGACGAAGCGTCAATGGGCGGTCAATCAGGCCTATGGCCCAATGCTCAAGTTTGTGCCGGTGCTTGCAGCCAAGAAAAAGGGATTTGATGTTCTTTTTGAAGCCTTGCAAGAAGGTGATCGTCCTATTCGGGCAAATATGACTTTGACGCTGTTTTCACCAACGGAAGAAGCGTCGATCAGCTCTGTTTCAAATGCTCGAACCTATTTCAAAGAACTCGGATTTGAACTGATGGAAGATAAGTACTTCTGTTTGCCCATATTCCTGAATGCTTTGCCATTTGGTGCTGATCGCCAGGCGATGAACGACTTGTTTCGATTCAAGACCATGGCGACACGGCATGTGATCCCTTTGTTGCCTTTGTTTGCAGATTGGAAAGGCACGGGCACGCCAGTGATTAACTTTGTTTCCCGCAATGGCCAGATCATGAGTGTGTCCCTTTATGACTCGGGCAGTAATTACAACTGTTGCATAGCGGCGCAATCGGGGTCGGGCAAGTCTTTCCTGGTGAACGAAATCATCTCCTCCTACTTATCAGAAGGCGGGCAATGCTGGGTGATTGATGTTGGCCGCTCTTATGAAAAGCTGTGTGAAGTCTATGACGGTGAGTTCTTACAGTTCGGGCGAGACAGTGGCATTTGCTTAAATCCGTTTGAAATCGTTGAGGACTATGACGAAGAAGCGGATGTGTTGGTTGGGTTATTGGCCGCAATGGCCGCACCTACGCAGTCATTAACCGATTTTCAGATGGCCAACCTAAAGCGTCAGACCCGTGAACTGTGGGAGAAAAAAGGTCGTGCCATGTTGGTTGATGATGTGGCAGAGGCCTTAAAAAATCACGAAGACCGACGTGTGCAAGACGTGGGTGAGCAGCTCTATCCGTTTACGACACAGGGCGAATATGGCCGCTTCTTTAATGGTCACAACAATATTCGCTTCAAAAACCGTTTCACCGTTCTGGAGTTAGAAGAGCTCAAGGGGCGTAAGCATCTGCAACAAGTGGTGTTGCTTCAGCTTATCTACCAAATCCAACAGGAGATGTACTTAGGTGAGCGGGATCGTCGCAAGATTGTGTTCATCGACGAAGCCTGGGATCTGCTGACTCAAGGTGATGTCGGTAAGTTCATTGAGACGGGTTACCGGCGATTTCGAAAATATGGCGGCAGTGCTGTGACGGTAACGCAGTCGGTCAACGATTTATACGATAGCCCTACAGGTAAAGCCATCGCTGAAAACTCGGCCAATATGTACCTGCTTGGCCAAAAAGCCGAAACCATCAACGCGCTCAAAAAAGAAGGCCGTTTGCCATTAGGTGAAGGCGGCTACGAATACCTGAAAACGGTTCATACCGTCACGGGTGTCTATTCCGAAATTTTCTTTATCACCGAAATGGGCACCGGGATCGGCCGCCTCATCGTCGATCCGTTTCACAAGCTGTTGTACTCGTCCCGTGCAGAAGATGTAAACGCGATTAAACAGTTAACGCGCAAAGGCCTTTCTGTTGCTGATGCCATCTCTCAGTTGTTGAAGGAGCGAGGCTATGAATAAGTCCACGCTTTGGCCATTTATGGCCTCTATTACTTTGTCTATTGCTGGTAGCGGTTTAATGACCAGCTGGCTCTTAATGAAAACACTCGAACCCATCCACAGCCAGTTGGCGTTAAGTACGCCCATTGCAGTCGTGGATTTTGGGGAGGCGGTGTTGTCACTGGGCCCCAATGCCAGTGAACAAGACATCGAATCCAGGTTGCTTCAGACCAATCAGCAAATTGAAAAGCTAAAAGCAGCCGGTTTTATCGTGCTGGATGCCCAAGCGGTGGTGGGTGCTGATGATTCCATATTTGTGCCAGTAGGCTCAAAGGAGGTGTCTCATGCAGATACTCCGTAAAAGAATGCCTTGGCGGCCATATCTCATCCGGTTGGCCGTTCTTGCGTTAATCATGGCCTTGGTAGGCACCTACGCCATGATGCGCTACCGAATAGGTATTGATACCCAGCAAGAGCGCTGCCTGCCTGATACCACGGTGTATCTGATTGACCTATGGAATAAAGAGCCCGTTAAGGATGGTTTGTATGCCTTCCACTCAAAAGGACTTGCTCCGTTATATCACGACGGTACTCGTATGCTGAAACGCCTAACAGGGATGCCTGGGGATGAAGTCAAGGTGACGCCTGAACATGTGCTGGTGAACGGTGCTGAAGTCTCAACCGGTATGGCATTAGCCCAGCGTCTTGGTGTGGCGGAATCACAATTTAGCCGCTCATTGACGCTGCAAGAAAACGAATATTGGTTTTCCGGCGAGGCTGCTACGAGTTTCGACTCCCGCTATTGGAATGCCGTTAAGCGCGAGCAGATTGTCGGTCGCGCTTGGCCGCTTTGGTAGGAGGTAGATGATGCAAAGACTATGTCTCTTATTTTTGTTGGTTGCTCCATTGTCTTGGGTTCAAGTTTCCTGGGCACAAGAGCCTTTTCCGTTGTCTGACGAGGACAAAAAGATCGTCGAAATGAACCGCAGCATTTTACAAAGTGCTGTGGATGGTTCATCTGAATTTATCGAGCCTTTTTCACCGATTGAACAACCTGCGTCGCTCAAACACAACGATGAATGGTT carries:
- the abiEi gene encoding type IV toxin-antitoxin system AbiEi family antitoxin, with product MKKAEAIKKLLEYDKRGRCVFTNSDLAKIFHQDNERALRAGIKRLQDDGLLTRIINGVYLYNLAQSKGSDTLEQIAKTIRRGEYNYISLESALSDFGVISQIPVDRLTVMTTGRSGEFKTPLGTIEFTHTKRDPIDIIENTSLVGRPLRLATKQTAYRDLKRVGRNTHLVSKDGLYEN
- a CDS encoding DsbC family protein — protein: MRKLSPIILALALSPLVQAEPVSEVSPVGKIDGMVSLPVTGMKAVESNGRIVFMSDSGRFVIDGTLYDAWSKKPLTSLEEIREAGNTLDLSRLGLKMDDLNPLTLGEGKKKVVVFVDPRCPHCHELLKQALPLTKEYTFQILPVPVLGPDSERQVRQLGCARDKKAATDALLNGRIGNLEQDDACNLEPMQRTLVTAQILGIQGVPFIVANDGRISRGRPYDLSAWLEGR
- the traC gene encoding type IV secretion system protein TraC, which encodes MKASLYSGQRASELLPVLAYSDDEQLFFMEDQSVGFGFLCDPLPGGDESVADRVNVLLNNDWPKDTLLQFGLYASPDIQTDLQRMMGLRHRQSDPLLRASIRKRADFLDGGTVQPIEESTQTQVRNFQLIVTCKLPLESPIPTERELSRASALRASFSQALATVGFRVTEMTDRNWLAALSAQLNWGKDASWRNPSPIRSEADKPLREQVLDYDRAIKVDSQGLMLGDYRVKTLSFKRLPERIWFGHAASFAGDMMTGSRGLRGSFLLNVTIHFPSAEAMRSRLETKRQWAVNQAYGPMLKFVPVLAAKKKGFDVLFEALQEGDRPIRANMTLTLFSPTEEASISSVSNARTYFKELGFELMEDKYFCLPIFLNALPFGADRQAMNDLFRFKTMATRHVIPLLPLFADWKGTGTPVINFVSRNGQIMSVSLYDSGSNYNCCIAAQSGSGKSFLVNEIISSYLSEGGQCWVIDVGRSYEKLCEVYDGEFLQFGRDSGICLNPFEIVEDYDEEADVLVGLLAAMAAPTQSLTDFQMANLKRQTRELWEKKGRAMLVDDVAEALKNHEDRRVQDVGEQLYPFTTQGEYGRFFNGHNNIRFKNRFTVLELEELKGRKHLQQVVLLQLIYQIQQEMYLGERDRRKIVFIDEAWDLLTQGDVGKFIETGYRRFRKYGGSAVTVTQSVNDLYDSPTGKAIAENSANMYLLGQKAETINALKKEGRLPLGEGGYEYLKTVHTVTGVYSEIFFITEMGTGIGRLIVDPFHKLLYSSRAEDVNAIKQLTRKGLSVADAISQLLKERGYE
- a CDS encoding S26 family signal peptidase; protein product: MQILRKRMPWRPYLIRLAVLALIMALVGTYAMMRYRIGIDTQQERCLPDTTVYLIDLWNKEPVKDGLYAFHSKGLAPLYHDGTRMLKRLTGMPGDEVKVTPEHVLVNGAEVSTGMALAQRLGVAESQFSRSLTLQENEYWFSGEAATSFDSRYWNAVKREQIVGRAWPLW